A window of Opitutus sp. ER46 contains these coding sequences:
- a CDS encoding GAF domain-containing sensor histidine kinase — translation MRVLVVTIEPAWVEALKSCLSATDSVVAADVRQIAQNPAFAGACDACFVAEAAGSTWTVETLKQLSAVTDTPLFVLTDGARGQGEETMLFAGAQQVFRRPLRGAMIQLAITRCPRRGPEWTPPSPSAAGVGRASELAEPNAALLRWRDFSRLLRHAATPERLVDEYVRSLRDVLRCSRLFLYVLEAGANERVFRCACAHGVEAREFEGFHLNQRTGVAQVAAERATVVWRHQLRPDAAREAMAARELQAFGAELAIPVMGREGVTALLLVGPRISGDAYSDDEVTLVYHAIEGLAPVLGRPAETRAGTETPGLEPGMVLQGIPMAAALVSPSLRLMEVNAAFRSLLGRTEACEVKFDELPPSWTGPITAAVQNGADSARVELEHRTLGGPRKLRLGVRRLGAGAQPGGFLVTLEEALPALLAAQEADAHNMHNLLQRVGEQLSNEFRNALTPVDIMVQLSRDTSTSRDELERLGTQVDTAIHRLRRRIDDLAYLTKNAIIPEPTSVGEVMRFTRERLDDWLEPRHLKRIVWLNEFSPTALMADGRALALAVAELVMNAIEASEGRQVTVTAEDSSDVVSIRVRNSGTWAPPPESSGFRHRPFISNKSTGVGLGIEVASRVAENHGGRLAIGPVSADVVEAILRVPRSSTAAGPREVRPATKQEA, via the coding sequence ATGCGCGTCCTCGTGGTCACAATCGAGCCCGCCTGGGTGGAGGCGTTGAAGTCGTGCCTGTCGGCCACGGATTCGGTCGTTGCGGCCGACGTGCGGCAGATTGCGCAGAACCCGGCGTTCGCGGGGGCGTGCGATGCGTGTTTCGTGGCGGAGGCGGCGGGCTCGACGTGGACCGTGGAGACGCTGAAGCAACTGAGCGCGGTGACGGATACGCCGCTCTTCGTGCTCACCGACGGGGCGCGGGGGCAGGGCGAGGAAACGATGCTCTTTGCGGGGGCGCAGCAGGTCTTCCGGCGCCCGCTGCGTGGCGCGATGATCCAGCTCGCCATCACGCGTTGCCCGCGCCGTGGGCCGGAATGGACGCCGCCGTCGCCCTCAGCGGCGGGCGTGGGGCGGGCGAGCGAGCTGGCCGAGCCGAACGCGGCGCTGCTGCGCTGGCGTGATTTCTCGCGGTTGCTGCGGCACGCCGCGACGCCGGAGCGGCTGGTCGACGAGTATGTGCGCAGCCTGCGGGACGTGCTGCGCTGCAGCCGGCTGTTCCTGTATGTGCTCGAAGCGGGCGCGAACGAACGGGTCTTCCGGTGCGCCTGCGCGCATGGCGTCGAGGCGCGGGAGTTCGAAGGTTTTCATCTGAACCAGCGAACCGGCGTGGCGCAGGTGGCCGCGGAGCGGGCGACCGTGGTGTGGCGGCACCAGTTGCGGCCGGATGCGGCGCGCGAGGCGATGGCCGCGCGGGAGCTGCAGGCGTTCGGCGCGGAGCTGGCGATCCCGGTGATGGGCCGCGAAGGGGTGACGGCACTCCTGCTCGTGGGGCCGCGGATTTCGGGCGACGCCTACAGCGACGACGAGGTGACGCTGGTTTACCACGCGATCGAGGGCTTGGCGCCGGTGCTCGGGCGGCCGGCGGAGACCCGCGCCGGGACGGAGACGCCCGGGCTGGAGCCGGGCATGGTGCTCCAGGGAATCCCGATGGCCGCGGCCCTGGTCAGCCCCTCGCTCCGGCTGATGGAGGTGAACGCGGCGTTCCGGTCGCTGCTGGGACGCACGGAGGCGTGCGAAGTGAAATTTGATGAACTGCCGCCGAGCTGGACGGGGCCGATCACGGCCGCGGTGCAGAACGGAGCGGATTCGGCGCGCGTGGAGCTGGAGCATCGGACGCTGGGCGGGCCGCGCAAGCTGCGCCTCGGCGTGCGACGCCTGGGCGCCGGCGCGCAGCCGGGCGGGTTCCTGGTGACGTTGGAGGAGGCGCTGCCGGCGCTGTTGGCCGCGCAGGAGGCCGACGCCCACAACATGCACAATCTGCTGCAGCGGGTGGGTGAGCAGCTCTCCAACGAATTTCGCAATGCGCTCACGCCGGTGGACATCATGGTCCAGCTCTCGCGCGACACGTCGACAAGTCGGGACGAACTCGAGCGGCTCGGCACGCAGGTGGACACGGCGATCCACCGGTTGCGCCGCCGCATCGACGACCTCGCCTACCTGACGAAGAACGCGATTATTCCCGAGCCGACGTCGGTCGGTGAGGTGATGCGCTTCACGCGCGAGCGGCTGGATGACTGGCTCGAGCCGCGGCACCTCAAACGCATCGTCTGGCTGAACGAATTCTCGCCCACGGCGTTGATGGCTGACGGGCGCGCCCTCGCGCTGGCGGTGGCCGAACTCGTGATGAATGCGATCGAAGCTTCGGAAGGCCGGCAGGTGACGGTGACGGCGGAGGATAGTTCCGACGTGGTCAGTATTCGCGTGCGCAATTCCGGCACCTGGGCGCCACCGCCGGAGTCGAGCGGCTTCCGGCATCGGCCGTTTATCTCCAACAAGTCGACCGGCGTCGGTCTGGGCATCGAGGTGGCGAGCCGGGTGGCGGAGAATCACGGTGGCCGGCTCGCGATCGGGCCCGTCTCCGCTGATGTCGTCGAAGCGATTCTGCGCGTGCCGCGGAGTTCCACGGCGGCCGGGCCGCGCGAGGTGCGGCCGGCGACGAAGCAGGAAGCCTAG
- the rpsO gene encoding 30S ribosomal protein S15 — protein MSTSVVKPEIIAEYKTHDKDTGSSEVQVALLTARINHLTEHLRTHRKDFHSRRGLLQMASRRRKLLDYLKRHNLPKYNELLQKLNLRK, from the coding sequence ATGTCTACATCAGTCGTTAAGCCCGAGATCATCGCAGAATACAAAACCCACGACAAGGACACCGGCTCGTCCGAAGTCCAGGTCGCCCTGCTCACTGCCCGGATCAATCACCTGACCGAGCATCTCCGCACCCACCGCAAGGATTTCCATTCCCGCCGCGGTCTCCTCCAGATGGCTTCGCGCCGCCGCAAGCTGCTCGACTATCTGAAGCGTCACAACCTTCCGAAGTACAACGAGCTGCTGCAGAAGCTAAATCTGCGCAAGTAA
- the pnp gene encoding polyribonucleotide nucleotidyltransferase, whose amino-acid sequence MNQKHQVTVPGLGITFSTGTYANLANGAVNVCVGETNVFVTACIAQTTKPGQDFFPLTVDYREKYAAAGRFPGGYFKREGRPSEKEILTSRLCDRPCRPLFPEGLLNEVQIIGQLLSADQLNESDIPMVNGASAALAISDIPWNGPIACVRVALIDGQFVANPTIEQMYGSSLDLIYVGTKKDMLMIEGSADQLPEEEFIKALEFGHQAIQPIIAAIEELQKLAGKPKATFPLVGATPEARAIIERVVPTQRIIDAIFGKEKAARAAGVKVLKEEAKAALTAELGADKFTDVDLNVVFEDLQYKAYRQTVLERGVRADGRGQKDIRPLNAAVGILPRVHGSATFQRGDTQNIALTTLGPTKEAQDMDGLTGGATSKSFILHYNFPPFSVGETGRTGSPGRREIGHGALAERSLVPVLPPEDVFPYSIRVTSEIMASNGSTSMASICGGCLSLMDAGVPIIAPVAGISCGLMTENAADGSIKKWVTITDILGEEDHFGDMDFKLAGTTKGITGFQLDLKINGLPFEIAKTAILQAREARIEILKVMLAALPAPRADLSKYAPRIQTIQIDPEKIGLLIGPGGKTIRRITETTGAQIDIAEDDSGKVFIYSNNADAMARAVNEIDSLCGGGTPIEVGKIYHGRVTGIKDFGCFVECMPGKEGLCHISELADFRVRRTEDVVKMGEMIWVKCVGIDEKSGKVRLSRKAAVKEMEAQKAPAAAPAAPAAPAAPSDVA is encoded by the coding sequence ATGAATCAGAAACATCAAGTCACCGTGCCCGGCCTCGGGATCACGTTCTCCACCGGCACGTATGCCAATCTGGCCAATGGCGCCGTTAACGTCTGTGTTGGTGAGACCAACGTCTTCGTTACCGCCTGTATCGCCCAAACGACGAAGCCCGGCCAGGACTTCTTCCCGCTCACCGTTGATTACCGCGAAAAGTACGCCGCTGCCGGCCGTTTTCCCGGCGGTTACTTCAAGCGCGAAGGCCGTCCGTCCGAGAAGGAAATCCTCACCTCCCGCCTCTGCGATCGTCCCTGCCGCCCGCTCTTCCCCGAGGGTCTGCTGAACGAGGTCCAGATCATCGGCCAGCTGCTGTCCGCCGACCAGCTCAACGAGTCCGATATCCCGATGGTCAACGGCGCCAGCGCCGCCCTCGCCATCTCCGATATTCCGTGGAACGGCCCGATCGCCTGCGTCCGCGTCGCCCTGATTGACGGCCAGTTTGTCGCCAATCCCACGATCGAGCAGATGTACGGCTCGTCGCTCGACCTCATCTACGTCGGCACGAAGAAGGACATGCTCATGATCGAAGGCAGCGCCGACCAGCTGCCCGAAGAGGAGTTCATCAAGGCCCTCGAGTTCGGTCACCAGGCCATCCAGCCGATCATCGCCGCCATCGAGGAGCTGCAGAAGCTCGCCGGCAAACCGAAGGCCACCTTCCCGCTCGTCGGCGCCACCCCCGAGGCCCGCGCCATCATCGAGCGCGTCGTCCCGACCCAGCGCATCATCGACGCCATCTTCGGCAAGGAGAAGGCCGCCCGCGCCGCCGGCGTGAAGGTGCTCAAGGAGGAGGCCAAGGCCGCCCTCACCGCCGAACTCGGCGCCGACAAGTTCACCGACGTCGACCTGAACGTCGTGTTCGAGGACCTGCAGTACAAGGCCTACCGCCAGACCGTGCTCGAGCGCGGCGTGCGCGCCGACGGCCGCGGCCAGAAGGACATTCGCCCGCTCAACGCCGCGGTCGGCATCCTCCCCCGCGTCCACGGTTCCGCCACCTTCCAGCGCGGCGACACCCAGAACATCGCCCTCACCACCCTCGGGCCCACCAAGGAAGCCCAGGACATGGACGGCCTCACCGGCGGCGCCACGTCGAAGAGCTTCATCCTCCACTACAACTTCCCGCCGTTCTCCGTCGGTGAAACCGGCCGCACCGGCTCGCCGGGCCGTCGCGAAATCGGCCACGGCGCCCTCGCCGAGCGCTCGCTCGTCCCGGTGCTCCCGCCCGAGGATGTCTTCCCCTACTCGATCCGCGTCACTTCCGAGATCATGGCCTCCAACGGCTCGACCTCGATGGCCTCGATCTGCGGCGGCTGTCTGTCGCTGATGGACGCCGGTGTGCCGATCATCGCCCCCGTGGCGGGCATCAGCTGCGGCCTCATGACCGAGAACGCGGCCGACGGCTCGATCAAGAAGTGGGTCACGATCACCGACATTCTCGGTGAGGAAGACCACTTCGGCGACATGGACTTCAAGCTCGCCGGCACCACCAAGGGCATCACCGGCTTCCAGCTCGACCTGAAGATCAACGGCCTGCCGTTCGAGATCGCCAAGACCGCCATCCTGCAGGCCCGCGAGGCCCGCATCGAGATCCTCAAGGTCATGCTCGCCGCGCTGCCCGCGCCGCGCGCCGACCTCAGCAAGTACGCGCCCCGCATCCAGACGATCCAGATCGATCCCGAGAAGATCGGCCTGCTCATCGGGCCCGGCGGCAAGACGATCCGTCGCATCACCGAGACCACCGGCGCGCAGATCGACATCGCCGAGGACGACTCCGGCAAGGTGTTCATCTACTCGAACAACGCCGACGCCATGGCCCGCGCGGTCAACGAGATCGACTCCCTCTGCGGCGGCGGCACGCCGATCGAGGTCGGCAAGATCTATCACGGCCGCGTCACCGGCATTAAGGACTTCGGTTGCTTCGTGGAGTGCATGCCGGGCAAGGAAGGCCTGTGCCACATCAGCGAACTCGCCGACTTCCGCGTCCGTCGCACCGAGGACGTCGTCAAGATGGGCGAGATGATCTGGGTGAAGTGCGTCGGCATCGACGAGAAGTCCGGCAAGGTCCGCCTCTCGCGCAAGGCCGCCGTCAAGGAGATGGAAGCCCAGAAGGCTCCGGCCGCCGCTCCCGCGGCCCCGGCGGCTCCCGCGGCGCCCTCCGACGTTGCCTGA
- a CDS encoding ATP-binding protein produces the protein MITRPGEMWWGDAASRNQPQRLRMEAVVTYYDPTWQLLWVGTDSGFAFVRTHGRELPIVAGQRVLFEGTVIPAVGISADAVKATVLAEEALPAPVSAQGRLDDIAALDAAWATVEGSVCFQRENDPRHLDLDVLCDGRLVRAHLLVGKDAPVPQLVGTQVRMNFVYVGTRDAAGGVRRIDAWVPRARDLVALGSIDRDPRFALPVTPIDQLAKAPADTWVNLVGEVRDLEAGRSVTLRDATGQITIATEQPLEVQPGDRLAVVGRRIGSGVKVTVTNPLCRIAREGSAMGRHDGVAPPRAKLRLVQQVMELPPDEAARHYPASVRGVVTWSDPQASFFFLEDPSGGIRVQCGQRTEPAPAPGSIVSLTGVSVTGAYAPELELRELTVDEGTVEPTAVPISLEEAMTGAQEAQRVQIRGYLRSAEQAGRWLQLNLTTVTGEFTAFMPTRESASALVGSIVRLSGVCTAVANPRRQLTGIRLWVTGLADVHVEHPRPDDPFTAPLSTVESLHQFIALRTQARPVRLVGCVLYNRPGRFLYLQQEDAGVLVLHRVMTPVAPGTWIELVGLPGRDGSRFVLREGNWRPAATPGQAPVPLLIRKPSVLAPDADARLVTVRARLQDKITGLGTHRLMLAANDVRFEARLDATMPLTALPQDGSIVEITGVYVVEHDESRQPRAFHLEVRSLADVRVAKPPRWWTASRALRVSAGLGVLVLVVVAWVVVLRRRVRQQTEQIRKQMENEARLNAELERSARLESLGVLAGGIAHDFNNLLTVIMSNLGLAAMDARVQAAAGDIIADAERGARRAADLTQQLLTFAKGGDPVRRAVALPDVVRESAEFGRHGSRIRCDYEFAANLPPADVDPGQISRVVHNLVLNAAQAMPDGGVVCLRLRTVEVGPKELSLPAGRYLLLSVEDNGPGIPPERLERIFEPYFSTKAKNSGLGLATVHSIIKKHQGEIRVQSEVGRGTVFDLWLPIAQGEVAAAVTPAPAGPVLKTRILFMDDEEVIRRSGANLLERMGHEVTAVADGEEAVRAFEQARRTGRPYGVVILDLTVPGGMGGKAAMERLRQIDPAVCAIVSSGYSTDPVVANYREYGFAARVPKPYRVEELASAVQEVLRREPPTT, from the coding sequence GTGATCACCCGGCCGGGAGAGATGTGGTGGGGCGATGCCGCAAGCCGCAACCAGCCGCAGCGGCTGCGGATGGAAGCCGTGGTGACGTACTACGACCCGACCTGGCAGCTGCTGTGGGTGGGAACGGACAGCGGTTTCGCGTTCGTACGGACGCACGGGCGCGAACTGCCAATCGTCGCGGGGCAACGCGTGTTGTTCGAAGGCACGGTGATTCCCGCGGTCGGCATCTCGGCCGACGCCGTGAAGGCGACGGTGCTCGCGGAGGAAGCGCTGCCGGCGCCGGTCTCCGCGCAAGGACGGCTGGACGACATCGCGGCTCTGGATGCGGCGTGGGCGACGGTGGAGGGCTCCGTGTGCTTCCAGCGCGAGAACGACCCGCGGCATCTCGACCTGGACGTCCTGTGCGACGGGCGGCTGGTGCGGGCGCATCTGCTGGTGGGAAAAGACGCGCCCGTGCCGCAGCTCGTGGGCACGCAGGTGCGGATGAATTTTGTCTATGTCGGCACGCGGGATGCCGCGGGCGGCGTGCGCCGTATCGATGCCTGGGTGCCGCGCGCGCGCGACCTCGTCGCGCTCGGATCCATCGATCGGGACCCGCGGTTCGCGCTGCCGGTTACGCCGATCGACCAGCTGGCCAAGGCGCCGGCAGACACCTGGGTCAATCTCGTCGGCGAGGTCCGGGACCTGGAGGCTGGCCGCTCGGTGACCCTGCGTGATGCCACGGGCCAGATCACCATTGCCACGGAGCAGCCGCTCGAGGTGCAGCCGGGCGATCGGCTCGCGGTGGTCGGGCGGAGGATCGGTTCGGGCGTCAAGGTGACGGTGACCAACCCGCTTTGCCGGATCGCGCGGGAGGGCTCGGCCATGGGGCGGCACGATGGCGTCGCGCCGCCCCGCGCGAAGCTGCGGCTGGTGCAGCAGGTGATGGAATTGCCGCCGGACGAGGCGGCACGGCATTACCCCGCGAGCGTGCGCGGCGTGGTGACGTGGTCCGATCCGCAGGCCAGCTTCTTCTTTCTGGAGGATCCCAGCGGTGGCATCCGTGTGCAATGCGGCCAGCGGACCGAGCCCGCACCGGCGCCGGGTTCGATCGTATCGCTCACGGGTGTCTCCGTGACGGGGGCGTACGCCCCGGAACTCGAACTGCGGGAACTCACGGTGGACGAGGGCACGGTGGAGCCGACGGCGGTGCCAATCTCGCTGGAGGAGGCGATGACGGGAGCGCAGGAGGCGCAGCGCGTGCAGATCCGGGGCTATCTCCGGAGCGCGGAGCAGGCCGGACGGTGGCTGCAGTTGAACCTGACGACGGTGACGGGCGAGTTCACGGCGTTCATGCCGACCCGGGAATCGGCGAGCGCGCTGGTGGGCTCGATCGTCCGCCTTTCCGGCGTGTGCACCGCGGTGGCGAACCCGCGCCGGCAACTGACCGGTATCCGGCTTTGGGTGACGGGGCTGGCCGACGTGCACGTGGAGCACCCGCGTCCGGACGACCCATTCACCGCGCCGCTGAGCACGGTCGAGAGCCTGCACCAGTTTATCGCGTTGCGGACCCAGGCCCGCCCGGTGCGGCTGGTCGGATGCGTGCTCTACAACCGGCCCGGGCGCTTCCTTTATCTGCAGCAGGAAGACGCCGGGGTGCTCGTCCTGCACCGGGTGATGACGCCCGTGGCGCCGGGGACGTGGATCGAACTCGTCGGCCTGCCGGGGCGGGACGGCAGCCGCTTCGTGCTGCGCGAGGGCAATTGGCGGCCGGCAGCGACGCCCGGCCAGGCGCCGGTGCCGCTGCTGATCCGGAAACCCTCGGTGCTGGCTCCCGATGCGGACGCGCGGCTGGTGACGGTGCGGGCGCGGCTGCAGGACAAGATCACGGGACTGGGCACGCACCGGCTGATGCTGGCGGCGAACGACGTGCGCTTTGAGGCCCGGCTCGATGCCACCATGCCGCTGACGGCGCTGCCGCAGGATGGCAGCATTGTTGAGATCACGGGCGTGTATGTGGTGGAGCACGACGAATCCCGGCAGCCGCGCGCGTTCCACCTGGAGGTGCGGTCGCTGGCCGACGTGCGCGTGGCGAAACCGCCGCGCTGGTGGACGGCTTCCCGGGCGCTGCGGGTGTCGGCCGGCCTGGGGGTGCTGGTGCTGGTCGTCGTCGCGTGGGTGGTGGTGCTGCGGCGGCGCGTGCGGCAGCAGACGGAGCAGATTCGGAAACAGATGGAGAACGAGGCCCGGCTGAATGCGGAACTCGAGCGGTCGGCGCGACTCGAGTCGCTCGGTGTGCTCGCCGGCGGCATCGCGCACGACTTCAACAACCTGCTCACGGTGATCATGTCCAACCTCGGCCTGGCAGCGATGGATGCGCGGGTGCAGGCGGCGGCGGGCGACATCATCGCGGATGCGGAGCGCGGGGCGCGGAGGGCGGCGGACCTGACTCAGCAGCTGCTCACGTTTGCCAAGGGCGGGGACCCGGTGCGGCGGGCGGTGGCGCTGCCGGACGTGGTGCGGGAGTCGGCGGAGTTTGGGCGGCACGGCTCCCGGATCCGCTGCGACTATGAGTTTGCGGCCAACCTGCCACCGGCCGACGTCGATCCCGGGCAGATCAGCCGGGTGGTGCACAACCTGGTCCTGAATGCGGCGCAGGCGATGCCCGATGGCGGCGTGGTGTGCCTGCGGCTTCGGACCGTCGAGGTGGGGCCGAAGGAGCTGTCCCTGCCCGCGGGCCGCTACCTCCTGCTGTCGGTAGAGGACAACGGCCCGGGCATTCCGCCGGAGCGGCTGGAGCGAATTTTCGAACCCTATTTTTCGACGAAGGCGAAGAACAGCGGGCTGGGCCTGGCGACGGTGCACTCGATCATCAAGAAGCACCAGGGCGAGATCCGGGTGCAGTCGGAAGTCGGGCGCGGCACGGTTTTCGACCTGTGGCTGCCGATCGCGCAGGGCGAGGTGGCGGCGGCGGTGACGCCGGCGCCGGCCGGCCCTGTGCTGAAGACGCGGATACTCTTCATGGATGACGAGGAGGTGATCCGGCGCAGCGGGGCAAACCTGCTGGAACGGATGGGTCACGAGGTGACGGCGGTGGCGGACGGGGAGGAGGCGGTGCGCGCGTTCGAGCAGGCGCGGCGGACTGGCCGGCCGTACGGCGTTGTGATCCTGGACCTGACGGTGCCGGGCGGGATGGGCGGCAAGGCCGCGATGGAGCGACTGCGGCAGATCGATCCCGCGGTGTGCGCGATTGTCTCCAGCGGCTACTCCACCGATCCGGTCGTGGCGAACTACCGTGAGTACGGCTTTGCCGCGCGGGTGCCGAAACCCTACCGCGTGGAGGAGCTCGCCAGCGCCGTGCAGGAAGTCCTGCGCCGGGAGCCGCCGACGACTTGA
- a CDS encoding DUF721 domain-containing protein, with the protein MPEAHHPHAFSRIAEELVADLRGIASEEPKRSRKRETQPLAAVVEQLLQKHQIGRSTPEDALRERWVEIVGAANASYSHAVTIERNRLLVVTSHAIVRNELFLHKEEILSRIQAVKGCEHVKSIHLRNG; encoded by the coding sequence ATGCCCGAAGCTCACCATCCGCACGCCTTCAGCCGTATCGCCGAGGAACTCGTCGCCGATCTGCGGGGCATTGCGTCCGAGGAGCCCAAGCGTTCCCGCAAACGCGAAACCCAGCCGCTCGCCGCGGTCGTCGAGCAACTTCTCCAAAAACACCAGATCGGGCGCTCCACCCCGGAAGACGCGCTCCGTGAACGCTGGGTCGAGATCGTGGGCGCGGCCAACGCCAGCTACTCGCACGCCGTCACCATCGAGCGGAACCGCCTCCTGGTCGTCACCTCACACGCGATCGTCCGCAACGAGCTCTTTCTCCATAAAGAGGAGATCCTCAGCCGCATCCAGGCCGTCAAAGGCTGCGAGCACGTAAAATCCATCCACCTGCGCAACGGTTGA
- a CDS encoding glycosyltransferase family 2 protein, translating to MSNPTLLPISVVIVARNEARNLARCLASVQGWTEDQVVVLNDTTDDSEAVCRQLGARVEQRPWQGYRDTKNAALALARHDWVLSLDADEEVSPALREAITAFIARADRDAFAGARFPRKVWFLDRWITHGDWYPDLSLRLFHRGRARWGGDAFVHEKIECDGPVATLAGDLHHYSFPTLASHVAKVNPFAELFLRQQQARGRRFSLAAAIGRPAWRFFRAYILKRGFLDGFPGYYIAWATAFGALVRHSRLYEAEHARPPAPGQD from the coding sequence TTGAGCAACCCGACTCTCCTCCCGATCTCCGTCGTCATCGTCGCGCGGAACGAGGCCCGGAACCTGGCCCGCTGCCTCGCCAGCGTGCAGGGTTGGACGGAGGACCAGGTCGTGGTCCTCAACGACACGACCGATGACAGCGAGGCGGTCTGCCGGCAACTCGGGGCGCGCGTCGAGCAACGCCCCTGGCAGGGTTACCGCGACACCAAGAATGCCGCGCTCGCGCTCGCCCGCCATGACTGGGTGCTCTCGTTGGACGCCGACGAGGAGGTTTCGCCCGCGCTGCGCGAGGCGATCACCGCCTTCATCGCCCGCGCCGACCGCGACGCGTTCGCCGGGGCCCGATTTCCGCGCAAGGTGTGGTTCCTCGATCGCTGGATCACCCACGGCGACTGGTACCCTGACCTGAGCCTGCGGCTCTTCCACCGTGGGCGCGCTCGCTGGGGCGGCGACGCGTTCGTGCACGAGAAGATCGAGTGCGACGGTCCGGTGGCGACGCTCGCCGGCGATCTGCACCACTACTCCTTCCCCACGCTCGCCAGCCACGTCGCCAAGGTTAACCCGTTCGCCGAGCTCTTCCTGCGCCAGCAACAGGCGCGCGGGCGCCGTTTTTCCCTCGCCGCCGCCATCGGCCGGCCTGCGTGGCGCTTCTTCCGCGCGTACATCCTGAAGCGCGGCTTCCTGGATGGATTTCCTGGATACTACATCGCGTGGGCCACCGCGTTCGGCGCGCTCGTCCGCCACAGCCGGCTCTACGAAGCCGAACACGCCCGGCCCCCCGCGCCCGGTCAGGACTGA
- a CDS encoding ABC transporter ATP-binding protein — MIEVEHLTRVFRTYRKKPGFWGGVRGLIRREFEEIRAADDISFRIGEGEFVGFLGPNGAGKTTTLKMLSGLIYPTSGSARVAGYDPTRRENAYRRIFALVLGQKNQLWWDLPAIESFHLLRAIYALPQDEFKTTLDELVALLDVGKKLNVMVRELSLGERMKMELIAALLHRPRVLFLDEPTIGLDVVSQKAVRHFLRDYNRRRRVTILLTSHYMADIKELCERVVVIDHGRKIYDGALDRLESSGGARRKTITFVPATTAGAGSFPDAWQSRYAATTRTEDGKFTLRVPAEHVVAVSQEILSTGPVADITIEEIPLEEVIAELFKAGK, encoded by the coding sequence ATGATTGAAGTTGAGCACCTGACGCGCGTGTTTCGCACCTACCGGAAAAAGCCCGGCTTCTGGGGCGGGGTGCGCGGGTTGATCCGACGCGAGTTCGAGGAGATCCGCGCCGCCGACGACATTTCCTTCCGAATCGGCGAGGGCGAGTTTGTCGGCTTCCTCGGGCCCAACGGCGCCGGCAAGACCACCACGCTCAAGATGCTGTCGGGCCTGATCTATCCGACCAGCGGCTCGGCCCGTGTCGCGGGCTACGATCCCACCCGCCGCGAGAACGCCTACCGGCGGATCTTCGCCCTCGTGCTCGGCCAGAAGAACCAGCTCTGGTGGGATCTCCCCGCCATCGAATCCTTCCATCTCCTCCGCGCGATCTACGCCCTGCCGCAGGACGAGTTCAAAACCACCCTCGACGAACTCGTGGCCCTGCTCGACGTCGGCAAAAAGCTCAACGTCATGGTGCGCGAACTTTCCCTCGGCGAACGCATGAAGATGGAGCTCATCGCCGCGCTGCTGCATCGGCCGCGCGTGCTCTTCCTCGACGAGCCCACCATCGGACTCGACGTCGTGTCGCAGAAGGCGGTCCGACACTTTCTCCGGGACTACAACCGTCGGCGGCGCGTCACCATCCTGCTCACGAGCCACTACATGGCCGACATCAAGGAACTGTGCGAACGCGTGGTCGTCATCGATCACGGCCGCAAGATCTACGACGGTGCCCTCGACCGGCTCGAGAGCTCCGGCGGCGCGCGCCGGAAGACGATCACGTTCGTCCCGGCCACCACCGCCGGCGCGGGATCGTTCCCGGATGCCTGGCAGTCCCGTTATGCCGCCACCACGCGCACCGAGGATGGCAAGTTCACGTTGCGTGTTCCCGCCGAGCATGTCGTCGCCGTCTCCCAGGAAATTCTCAGCACCGGCCCCGTCGCCGACATCACCATCGAGGAGATTCCCCTCGAGGAAGTGATCGCCGAGTTATTCAAGGCCGGTAAGTAA